In Limnochordia bacterium, one DNA window encodes the following:
- a CDS encoding ABC transporter ATP-binding protein, whose protein sequence is MMNTNVPLVELCHISKRYLLTWALQDVTLTIEPGVITGLLGPNGSGKSTLLKSIFGFVLPTSGQVKVAGRKPDRAVKAQVAYLPEVDHLYPWMSVGRIIEFVSSFYDDWDWEKTEELMKVSSLPTGRTVGALSKGQRARLKLVLTLSRNAPLLLLDEPLSGIDPPSRSRILEAIAMLFQADRQSIVLSTHEVSEAEVIFDSVILLEQGRVKLTGSADEIRQKTNKSLQAVMEEAYL, encoded by the coding sequence ATGATGAATACAAACGTGCCTTTGGTTGAGTTATGCCATATATCTAAGCGGTATTTGCTTACATGGGCCCTACAAGATGTGACATTGACGATCGAACCTGGGGTTATTACAGGGTTGTTAGGTCCCAATGGGAGTGGTAAATCCACCTTGTTGAAGAGCATCTTTGGATTTGTTCTACCTACTTCAGGCCAGGTCAAAGTGGCAGGGCGAAAACCAGATCGGGCTGTCAAGGCCCAGGTGGCTTATCTACCGGAGGTTGATCACCTGTATCCGTGGATGAGTGTCGGTAGAATCATTGAGTTTGTCTCATCTTTCTATGATGACTGGGATTGGGAGAAGACCGAGGAGCTGATGAAAGTGAGTAGTCTTCCCACAGGGAGGACAGTCGGGGCACTATCCAAGGGTCAAAGGGCCCGGCTTAAGTTGGTGCTTACCCTGTCAAGAAATGCGCCCCTTCTTCTACTTGATGAGCCCTTATCAGGAATTGATCCGCCGAGTCGGAGTCGGATCCTTGAGGCTATCGCCATGTTGTTTCAAGCGGATCGGCAAAGCATTGTTCTTTCCACCCATGAGGTGTCCGAGGCAGAGGTCATCTTTGATTCTGTGATTCTACTGGAACAAGGACGGGTCAAATTGACTGGCAGTGCTGATGAGATTAGACAAAAGACGAATAAGTCATTGCAGGCGGTAATGGAGGAGGCGTATTTATGA
- a CDS encoding GntR family transcriptional regulator, with product MEIVLDPSKPIYQQIIDEIKRAIARGALKPGDKLPSHREMAQIAKVNPNTVQRAYRELEQTNLVETLRGQGTFVRDDPVLLGEVRKEMAQAALEAFLLEMKALAFGQEEIVQLVAASFKWETQKKGDLS from the coding sequence ATGGAGATTGTCCTTGATCCCTCAAAACCTATTTATCAGCAGATTATCGACGAGATTAAGCGGGCGATCGCACGGGGCGCATTGAAACCGGGAGATAAGCTACCCTCGCATCGTGAAATGGCACAGATCGCCAAAGTGAACCCGAATACGGTGCAAAGGGCCTATCGGGAGCTAGAGCAGACTAACCTAGTGGAAACCCTCCGGGGTCAGGGAACCTTTGTAAGAGACGATCCTGTTCTTTTAGGTGAGGTGCGTAAAGAGATGGCCCAGGCAGCTTTGGAGGCCTTCCTGTTGGAAATGAAGGCCTTAGCCTTTGGGCAAGAAGAGATTGTGCAGCTTGTTGCAGCTAGCTTTAAGTGGGAAACCCAGAAGAAGGGTGACTTGTCATGA